A single region of the Nicotiana sylvestris chromosome 6, ASM39365v2, whole genome shotgun sequence genome encodes:
- the LOC138870571 gene encoding uncharacterized protein, translated as MVVNPKGGNNTGHAMTVTTRSGKGGEATTSSQKKVVDDEQLVQEYEMPSNEVQANDEVRIDIEDNVEETQEEVNPSREHIVDIHEPVVPKAKAPKPMPPPPYPQRLSKKNGEKKFKTFIDMMKSLSVNVSLVEALEQMPGYEKFMKDLVTKKRSMNCETIKMTHQVSAIVHSMAPKLEDLGAFTIPCTIGSAKALCYLGASINLIPYSVFKTLEIGKLRPTSMRL; from the coding sequence atggtggtgaacccaaagggtgggaacaacacgGGACATGCCATGACCGTGACTACAAGGAGTGGAAAAGGTGGAGAGGCAACCACCTCAAGTCAAAAGAAAGTTGTGGATGATGAACAATTGGTACAAGAATATGAGATGCCAAGCAATGAAGTGCAAGCAAATGATGAGGTAAGAATTGATATTGAGGACAATGTGGAGGAGACTCAAGAAGaagtgaacccatctagggagcACATTGTTGACATACATGAACCGGtagtgccaaaggctaaggcaccaaagCCAATGCCTCCTCctccatatcctcaaaggctttcaaagaaaaatggtgagaaaaaattcaaaacatttattgacatgatgaagagtttgtctGTTAATGTGTCATTGGTTGAGGCCTTGGAACAAATGCCGGGATATGaaaagttcatgaaggacttggtgacaaagaagaggtcgatgaatTGTGAGACTATAAAgatgacacatcaagtgagtgcaattgtgcactcaatggctcctaAATTGGAAGATTTGGGCGCTTTCACAATCCCATGTACAATTGGAAGTGCCAAAGCTTTATGTTATCTTGGGGCGAGTATCAACTTGATTCCCTATTCGGTATTCAAAACTTTGGAAATTGGGAAACTAAGACCCACATCCATGAGGTTATAA
- the LOC138870570 gene encoding uncharacterized protein, protein MTQSRQKSYSDVRRRDLEFEVGDWVFLRISPMKGVMRFRKKVFPVSMLRKCIGDPSRVILIKDVQVTEDLSSEEVPVAIVDQQVHKLRTKDVASVKVLWRNKNMKEMTRKAEEEMKSKYTYLFQNEDNKDAGGTHDILEDNAHNHNALCSCVKPYVGLSCLQALLVTIL, encoded by the exons ATgacacaaagcaggcaaaagtcttattctgatgtccgacgtcgtgatctggagtttgaggttggtgattgggttttcctgaggatctcaccaatgaagggtgttatgcgtTTTAGGAAGAAAG TATTCcctgtatctatgttgaggaaatgtattggagacccttctcgagtcatccttatcaaagatgtacaagttacagaggatctatcatctgaagaagtgccagtggctatagtAGATCAACAAGTCCACAAGTtaagaacaaaagatgtagcttccgtcaaagtattgtggaggaataAGAATATGAAAGAAATGACAAGgaaagcagaagaggagatgaagtctaaatacacTTACCTATttcagaatgaagataacaaggatgctggtggaacacatgatatattagaag ataatgCACATAaccataatgctttgtgtagctgTGTGAAGCCATACGTTGGGCTTAGCTGCTTGCAAgctttgctagtgaccattttatag